The following are encoded together in the Cicer arietinum cultivar CDC Frontier isolate Library 1 chromosome 2, Cicar.CDCFrontier_v2.0, whole genome shotgun sequence genome:
- the LOC101512374 gene encoding probable inactive receptor-like protein kinase At3g56050: protein MTKNMNLCGTLWFIVAVWFLFLNLSLCCCLNEEGNALLKFKQRISGDPFGALSNWFDDQVSVDPCHWFGVECSDRKVVILNLKDLCLEGTLAPELVNLVHIKSIILRNNSFYGTIPEEIVTLQELEILDLGYNNFSGHLDANFGHNISLAILLLNNNELLVGFSPKINELKMLSECQVDENQLINVDKMPACSQRSMKWHVHESEGPRSLLEYHKLHRHRPYHYRRNRTSPLYRSPPSDPPLPAALPPVTKPASPPNENVPDSPDENAYNSPPPLSTLDSEVPIKSMSSKKNQVPIFAGVIGCVVFLVISTIGIYLCKTNKVAIVRPWTTGISGQLQKALVTGVPKLKRTDLEAACEDFSNVIGNSPIGTLYKGTLSSGVEIAVASISVTSSKSWTKPLEAQFRKKIDTLSKVNHKNFVNLIGYCEEEEPFTRMLVFEYAPNGTLFEHLHIKEAEHLNWGARLRIAMGMAYCLQHMHELDPPVALINLSSSTVHLTDDHAAKISDFSFSNETSSSEKKHTNMPMPSTSPASNVYSFGVLLFEIVTGRIPYTVDHSSHENWASHYLKWDKPLKEMVDPILTSYQEDQVKEISELIRVCVNPDSEKRPTMNEVSERLREITKMSPELVVPKLSPLWWAELEINQ from the exons ATGACCAAGAACATGAATCTTTGTGGAACGTTGTGGTTTATTGTAGCAGTGTGGTTCTTGTTTCTTAACTTGAGTTTGTGTTGTTGTTTGAATGAAGAAGGTAATGCTCTTTTGAAGTTTAAGCAGAGAATAAGTGGTGACCCTTTTGGTGCTTTGTCAAATTGGTTTGACGATCAAGTTTCTGTTGACCCTTGTCATTGGTTTGGAGTTGAATGCTCAGATAGAAAAGTTGTAATCTT GAATTTGAAAGACCTTTGCCTTGAAGGAACTCTGGCACCAGAGCTAGTGAACCTTGTTCACATAAAGTCTAT TATTTTAAGAAACAACTCTTTTTATGGGACCATACCTGAAGAAATTGTAACCTTACAAGAATTGGAGATTCTGGATTTGGGATACAACAATTTCAGTGGACATTTAGATGCTAATTTTGGACACAATATCTCACTAGCAATTCT TTTGCTGAACAACAATGAACTCCTTGTTGGTTTCTCTCCCAAAATCAATGAACTTAAGATGCTTTCTGAGTGTCAAGTTGATGAAAACCAGCTAATCAATGTAGATAAAATGCCAGCTTGTTCACAAAGATCCATGAAATG GCATGTTCATGAAAGTGAAGGTCCTAGGAGCCTGCTGGAATATCATAAACTACACCGTCATCGTCCTTATCATTACCGTCGCAATCGTACCTCGCCTCTCTATAGATCTCCTCCTTCCGATCCTCCATTGCCTGCAGCATTACCGCCGGTCACAAAGCCAGCTTCTCCTCCTAATGAAAATGTTCCAGATTCTCCAGATGAAAATGCTTATAACTCTCCTCCTCCTTTATCAACACTAGACTCAGAAGTACCAATTAAAAGCATGTCATCAAAGAAGAATCAAGTACCTATTTTTGCTGGAGTTATAGGTTGTGTAGTTTTTCTTGTTATTTCAACCATTGGTATATATCTTTGTAAAACCAACAAGGTTGctattgttagaccttggactACTGGAATAAGTGGACAGCTTCAGAAGGCACTTGTGACAG GTGTGCCAAAGCTAAAGAGAACCGATCTTGAAGCAGCATGTGAAGATTTTAGTAATGTAATTGGCAATTCACCTATTGGTACATTGTACAAAGGAACTTTGTCTAGTGGAGTTGAAATTGCTGTAGCTTCTATTTCTGTAACATCATCTAAGAGTTGGACAAAGCCTTTAGAAGCTCAATTTAGAAAAAAg ATAGACACATTGTCAAAAGTAAACCACAAGAATTTTGTCAATCTTATTGGTTATTGTGAAGAAGAAGAGCCTTTCACTAGAATGTTGGTTTTTGAATATGCCCCAAATGGAACACTATTTGAGCATTTACACA TAAAAGAAGCTGAGCACTTGAACTGGGGAGCAAGGCTTAGAATTGCAATGGGAATGGCTTACTGCCTACAACATATGCATGAGTTAGACCCTCCAGTCGCCCTCATAAATCTAAGTTCTTCAACTGTCCACTTAACCGATGACCACGCCGCGAAAATATCCGATTTTAGTTTCTCCAACGAAACATCTTCATCCGAAAAAAAACACACTAACATGCCAATGCCATCAACAAGTCCTGCAAGTAATGTTTATAGCTTTGGTGTTTTGTTATTCGAGATAGTTACAGGTCGAATACCTTATACAGTCGATCATAGCTCACATGAAAACTGGGCATCACATTATCTAAAATGGGACAAACCTTTGAAGGAAATGGTGGATCCAATTCTAACATCTTATCAAGAAGATCAGGTGAAGGAAATTTCTGAACTGATTAGAGTTTGTGTCAATCCTGATTCGGAGAAGAGACCGACGATGAATGAAGTTAGTGAGAGATTGAGAGAGATAACAAAAATGTCACCTGAATTAGTAGTTCCAAAACTTTCTCCACTTTGGTGGGCAGAGCTTGAAATCAATCAATAA